The proteins below come from a single Acidobacteriota bacterium genomic window:
- a CDS encoding zinc-dependent alcohol dehydrogenase family protein, whose protein sequence is MKAMVLEEQGEPLREQQVEIPRPGPGEVLLKVRACAVCRTDLHVLDGDLDDPKLPLILGHEIVGQVKEAGGQVEGLSQGDRVGVPWLGWSCGKCRFCRDDQENLCDEARFTGYQIDGGFAEYTTADARFCVPIPQDFEDAHAAPLLCAGLIGYRSLRKCGDAGRLGLYGFGAAAHIICQVAVHQGRKVYAFTRPGDEKAQRFARRLGAEWAGPSNTRPPQDLDAAIIFAPVGELVPEALKAVRKGGRVICGGIHMSDIPSFPYGILWGERMLASVANLTRQDGIQFMQVAPQAGVSTEVTAYPLAEANRALQELRNGDLEGAAVLVP, encoded by the coding sequence ATGAAGGCCATGGTCCTAGAAGAGCAGGGCGAGCCTCTGCGGGAGCAGCAGGTAGAGATCCCCCGGCCCGGGCCGGGAGAAGTCCTGCTCAAGGTGCGTGCCTGCGCCGTCTGCCGCACCGACCTTCACGTCCTCGACGGTGACCTCGACGACCCCAAACTGCCCCTCATCCTGGGACACGAAATCGTGGGCCAGGTGAAAGAGGCCGGCGGCCAGGTCGAAGGCCTTTCGCAGGGCGACCGGGTCGGCGTCCCCTGGCTGGGATGGTCCTGCGGCAAGTGCCGCTTTTGCCGCGACGATCAGGAGAACCTGTGCGATGAGGCCCGCTTCACCGGCTACCAAATCGACGGCGGATTCGCGGAGTACACCACGGCGGACGCCCGTTTCTGCGTGCCCATCCCCCAGGACTTCGAGGACGCCCACGCCGCTCCCCTGCTGTGCGCCGGACTGATCGGCTACCGTTCCCTGCGCAAGTGCGGCGATGCCGGCCGGCTGGGACTCTACGGCTTCGGCGCCGCCGCCCACATCATCTGTCAGGTGGCCGTCCACCAGGGACGCAAGGTCTACGCCTTCACCCGTCCAGGCGATGAAAAAGCCCAGCGTTTCGCCCGCCGCCTGGGAGCCGAGTGGGCCGGGCCCTCCAACACCCGTCCGCCCCAGGACCTGGACGCCGCCATCATCTTCGCCCCCGTGGGCGAACTGGTGCCCGAAGCTCTCAAAGCGGTGCGCAAGGGCGGACGCGTCATCTGCGGCGGAATCCACATGAGCGATATCCCCTCCTTCCCCTACGGCATCCTATGGGGAGAGCGGATGCTGGCCTCGGTAGCGAACCTGACCCGCCAGGACGGCATCCAATTCATGCAGGTCGCGCCGCAGGCCGGGGTCAGCACCGAAGTCACCGCTTACCCGCTGGCCGAGGCCAACCGGGCCCTGCAGGAGCTGCGCAACGGCGATTTGGAGGGAGCGGCGGTGCTGGTCCCTTGA
- a CDS encoding AI-2E family transporter, with product MKRNFEDPQVVFFLFLLAGTVAVFYFLGDVLAPVVAAIIIAYLLEGMVCLLDERGIPRLLAVIIVFALFLVGLGGLYFAVIPVLLDQVAEFTQQLPALVSRLQDSLQQLPRDYPALVSEEDLANIVDSLRAEIVTALQQVIRVSFDSVIPLVVNLFLIPFMVFFFLKDKSVILREVGRFFPRHRELSTRVWNDVDQQIGNYLRGKVWEILIIWGVSAAVFAILGLEVPVLIGFLVGLSVLVPYVGVAAMTIPVALVAFLQWGAGSDFLAVLIAYVVIQLIDGNVLAPLLLSEVVQLHPVAIIISILVFGGIWGFWGVFFAVPLATLVRAVFRAWPRIQEAKPGEAA from the coding sequence TTGAAACGAAATTTCGAAGACCCCCAGGTGGTGTTTTTCCTCTTCCTGCTGGCGGGCACGGTGGCGGTGTTCTATTTCCTGGGCGACGTGCTGGCCCCGGTGGTGGCCGCCATCATCATCGCCTACCTGCTGGAGGGGATGGTCTGCCTGCTGGACGAACGCGGGATACCGCGCCTGCTGGCCGTAATCATCGTTTTCGCGCTCTTTCTGGTCGGTCTGGGAGGTCTCTACTTCGCCGTCATTCCGGTCCTGCTCGATCAAGTAGCCGAGTTCACCCAGCAACTGCCGGCGCTGGTTTCGCGCTTGCAGGACTCCTTGCAGCAGCTTCCCCGCGATTATCCAGCCCTGGTTTCCGAGGAAGACCTGGCCAACATCGTCGATTCCCTGCGGGCTGAAATCGTAACCGCGCTGCAACAGGTCATCCGCGTCTCTTTCGACTCGGTCATCCCGCTGGTCGTCAACCTCTTCCTGATCCCCTTCATGGTCTTCTTCTTTCTCAAAGACAAGTCGGTGATCTTGCGTGAGGTGGGACGCTTTTTCCCCCGTCATCGCGAGCTCTCGACCCGGGTTTGGAACGACGTCGACCAGCAGATCGGCAACTACCTGCGCGGAAAAGTGTGGGAAATCCTCATCATCTGGGGCGTCAGCGCCGCCGTTTTCGCCATTTTGGGATTGGAAGTGCCGGTTCTCATCGGCTTTCTGGTGGGACTATCGGTGCTGGTGCCTTACGTAGGCGTGGCGGCCATGACGATCCCTGTGGCCTTGGTGGCTTTCCTGCAATGGGGCGCCGGATCGGACTTCCTGGCGGTGCTCATCGCCTACGTCGTCATCCAGCTTATCGACGGCAACGTCCTGGCCCCGCTGCTCCTCTCCGAGGTGGTCCAACTCCATCCCGTGGCCATCATCATCTCCATCCTGGTCTTCGGCGGGATCTGGGGATTCTGGGGCGTCTTCTTCGCCGTCCCCCTGGCCACCCTGGTCCGCGCCGTCTTCCGCGCCTGGCCCCGCATTCAGGAAGCCAAGCCGGGCGAGGCCGCCTGA
- the glgX gene encoding glycogen debranching protein GlgX — protein MSRMNDEGRARRSGPRQALLDLAGDEFEVMRGHPLPFGATVMRDGVNFALYSRRATEVVLVLFLPEREESVLELPLEPDLHKTGDVWHAFIRGIDPGIEYGYRLGRYPNPEPHLDRFDPSQVLIDPYSRALSGGSRWGHRLHLESIDEHVPRRHSLVMDDEFDWQLDRPLKTHAADSVIYELHVRGFTRHASSGVRHPGTYRGLTEKIPYLKDLGITAVELMPVQEFEERDNTFRHPETGRRLVNFWGYDPITFFAPNGSYAADGRFGHQVAEFKEMVRAFHQAGIEVILDVVFNHTGEGGEDGPTYGLRGIDNRAYYIVDPESGEYHNYSGCGNTVNCNHPVVRDMILDCLRYWVTEMHVDGFRFDLASILGRGRDGSVLANPPLLERIAADPVLADAKLIAEAWDAAGLYQVGTFPAFERWAEWNGRFRDDVRRFVKSDPAMVPSLALRLSGSPDLYHGDGRCPYHSINFVTAHDGFTLHDLVSYNHKHNLANGEDNRDGSDNNHSWNCGAEGPTHDLDVLARRRRQMRNLITLLMMSQGVPMLLAGDEMARTQQGNNNAYCQDNEISWVNWDLLEEERDLFRFFKQLIAFRQEHPVLRGRGFDVNGDDPRQLAWHGQEVDRPDWSQESRSLAMHLSSRNHGTDLYLIAHSHWNGARFQLPSPRHTTRWHRFIDTALSPPNDLTPLDSIRPLSTQSSYWTSARSVVVLVGKD, from the coding sequence ATGAGCCGGATGAACGATGAAGGGCGAGCACGCCGGTCGGGTCCGCGCCAAGCCCTGCTGGACCTGGCAGGGGACGAGTTCGAGGTGATGCGGGGACATCCGTTGCCTTTCGGGGCCACGGTGATGCGCGACGGCGTCAACTTCGCGCTCTACTCGCGGCGGGCTACCGAGGTGGTCCTGGTGCTCTTCTTGCCCGAGCGTGAGGAATCGGTGCTGGAATTGCCTCTCGAACCGGACCTCCACAAGACCGGCGACGTGTGGCATGCCTTCATCCGCGGCATCGACCCCGGCATCGAGTACGGATACCGGCTCGGCCGCTACCCCAATCCCGAGCCTCATCTGGACCGCTTCGACCCTTCCCAGGTGCTCATCGATCCCTATTCCAGAGCCCTCTCGGGCGGATCGCGCTGGGGACACCGGCTGCACCTGGAGAGCATCGACGAGCACGTTCCCCGCCGTCACTCGCTGGTGATGGACGACGAATTCGACTGGCAACTCGACCGTCCTCTCAAGACCCACGCCGCCGACAGCGTCATCTATGAACTGCACGTGCGCGGCTTCACTCGCCACGCCTCCTCGGGCGTTCGGCATCCCGGCACCTACCGGGGACTCACGGAAAAGATCCCCTACCTCAAAGATCTAGGCATAACCGCCGTGGAACTGATGCCGGTGCAGGAATTCGAAGAGCGCGACAATACCTTCCGCCATCCTGAAACGGGCCGGAGGCTGGTCAATTTCTGGGGATACGATCCCATCACCTTCTTCGCCCCCAACGGGTCCTACGCCGCCGACGGACGCTTCGGGCACCAGGTGGCCGAATTCAAGGAAATGGTGAGGGCCTTTCATCAGGCCGGCATCGAGGTCATCCTCGACGTGGTCTTCAACCACACAGGGGAGGGGGGCGAGGACGGTCCCACCTACGGACTGCGGGGAATCGACAACCGGGCCTACTACATCGTCGATCCTGAAAGCGGCGAGTACCATAACTACTCGGGCTGCGGAAACACCGTCAACTGCAACCATCCGGTGGTGCGCGACATGATCCTGGACTGCCTGCGCTACTGGGTCACGGAGATGCACGTGGACGGATTCCGCTTCGACCTGGCCTCCATCCTGGGGCGCGGACGCGACGGCTCGGTTCTGGCCAATCCGCCGCTGCTGGAGCGCATCGCCGCCGACCCGGTGCTGGCCGACGCCAAGCTCATCGCCGAAGCCTGGGACGCCGCCGGACTCTACCAGGTGGGGACCTTCCCGGCCTTCGAACGCTGGGCCGAGTGGAACGGACGCTTCCGCGACGACGTGCGCCGCTTCGTCAAGTCCGACCCCGCCATGGTGCCCTCGCTGGCCCTGCGCCTGTCGGGTTCGCCCGACCTCTACCACGGCGACGGGCGCTGCCCTTACCACAGCATCAACTTCGTCACCGCCCACGACGGCTTCACCCTCCACGACCTGGTTTCCTACAACCACAAGCACAATCTGGCCAACGGCGAGGACAATCGCGACGGCAGCGACAACAACCACTCCTGGAACTGCGGTGCCGAGGGCCCCACCCACGACCTCGACGTCCTGGCCCGCAGACGCCGCCAGATGCGCAATCTCATAACCCTGCTGATGATGTCCCAAGGCGTCCCGATGCTGCTTGCGGGGGACGAAATGGCCCGTACCCAACAGGGCAACAACAACGCCTACTGCCAGGACAACGAGATCAGCTGGGTCAACTGGGACCTGCTGGAGGAAGAGCGCGACCTGTTCCGCTTCTTCAAGCAGCTGATCGCCTTCCGTCAAGAGCATCCGGTGCTGCGCGGACGCGGATTCGACGTCAACGGAGACGACCCCCGCCAGCTGGCCTGGCACGGACAGGAAGTCGACCGTCCCGACTGGTCGCAGGAATCGCGTTCGCTGGCCATGCACCTCTCCAGCCGGAATCACGGCACCGACCTCTACCTGATCGCCCACTCCCACTGGAACGGCGCCCGCTTCCAACTTCCCTCCCCCCGCCACACCACCCGCTGGCACCGCTTCATCGACACCGCCCTCAGCCCCCCCAACGACCTCACCCCCCTGGACTCCATCCGGCCCCTCTCCACCCAGTCCTCATACTGGACCTCAGCCCGTTCGGTGGTGGTTCTGGTGGGCAAGGACTAA
- a CDS encoding HIT family protein has protein sequence MRTMPECTFCQIVQGQAEACRVFEDEHSVAFLDRRPLFPGHLLLVPRRHHQVLADLPSELLQPLFSTAQLLCRAVERAMQAQGTFVALNNKISQSVPHLHIHVVPRNKKDGLRGFFWPRNPYRDEEHMRSTADRLREAIDRLSGAGNKRDG, from the coding sequence ATGAGGACCATGCCTGAATGCACCTTCTGCCAGATCGTCCAAGGCCAGGCCGAGGCCTGCCGGGTCTTTGAAGACGAGCACTCGGTGGCCTTCCTGGACCGGCGTCCGCTCTTCCCCGGACACCTGCTGCTGGTGCCCCGCAGGCACCATCAGGTGCTGGCCGACCTGCCCTCTGAACTGCTGCAGCCGCTGTTTTCAACGGCACAACTCCTATGCCGGGCGGTGGAGCGGGCCATGCAGGCCCAGGGCACCTTCGTGGCCCTCAACAACAAGATCAGCCAAAGCGTCCCTCACCTTCACATCCACGTCGTCCCCCGAAACAAAAAGGACGGCCTGCGCGGCTTCTTCTGGCCCCGCAACCCCTACCGCGACGAAGAACACATGCGCTCCACCGCCGATAGGCTGCGCGAGGCCATCGACAGGTTATCGGGCGCGGGGAACAAACGGGACGGCTGA
- a CDS encoding ABC transporter permease: MSGILQDARFGVRQWRRRPAATVAVVLVLALGIGANIAMFSGFEAWILRPLDFNRPERLVVVHSLQPLMQTGRSGTSPPDYRDWKEQQTSFEEMGTFHRRKFNLDDENEPVRLDGARISASLFPLLGKQPLRGRLFHRDEDLPGAPARVALISHRLWQERFRQESSILGRTVRLDGLEHEVVGIMPEGFRFPEWGDVWTPLGLDPEAISRGNRYLSVFGRLKPAVEVSQAQAELESIAGRLAARHPDSNRGWTVMISPLKDFWLPSAVKVALTASLVSALLVLLVICANIASLMLAQATARSRETAIRAALGAGRLRLARQNVVEGLLLAVPGGLLGVLLGLMGVNWTLSYVPVDPPYLFRMGFSIEAGLYTFLISLLAGAVCGLAPVIRQAGLNTVEALKSGGERSAGSAASRRLRGLLVGGELALSAALLIGALLMVKSFLAMQSAERGYRSAGLMTAELSLDNNDLKTAQQRYIAIQRLRTRLESVPGVSSVGIVSELPVSQNYRVWTLEAEGGLPQEGDEVQATAQSAAQGYIETMGIPRLAGRALSQEEIAQGHPVALVSASLARRLWGGLDVVGRRLRNAPQGEWLRVVGVVGDVDYGRDMVVSGTIPEAQLYVPYALLPDRSVALVVRTQGDPGRLAADLRQAFRSAAPGVPVSEILTMEQAIFRNRWVSSLFSRQLLIYALFATLIAGLGLYGLTADSVASRAKEMAIRLALGARRSNLLRLILGQALRLGAAGVAAGLVMAFLLAGSTAPMLPGADPQDPQVYLGVASFLLAIVLLASLMPARRALRTDPIRALRSE, from the coding sequence ATGAGCGGGATCCTTCAAGATGCGCGCTTTGGGGTTCGGCAGTGGAGGCGGCGGCCGGCGGCTACCGTGGCCGTGGTTCTGGTATTGGCGCTGGGGATCGGGGCCAACATTGCCATGTTCTCGGGCTTCGAAGCCTGGATTCTGCGGCCGCTCGATTTCAACCGGCCCGAGCGACTGGTGGTTGTGCATTCCCTGCAGCCGCTGATGCAAACGGGGCGCAGCGGCACCTCTCCTCCCGACTACCGCGACTGGAAGGAGCAGCAGACCAGCTTTGAGGAAATGGGGACCTTCCATCGCCGCAAGTTCAATCTGGACGACGAGAACGAACCCGTCAGGCTGGATGGGGCGCGCATCTCGGCCTCGCTCTTTCCGCTCTTGGGCAAGCAGCCCCTGCGAGGACGCCTCTTTCACCGGGATGAAGACCTTCCCGGAGCCCCGGCCCGCGTAGCGCTCATCTCTCACCGCTTGTGGCAGGAGCGCTTCCGCCAAGAATCCTCCATCCTGGGCCGCACCGTGCGCTTGGACGGACTTGAACATGAAGTGGTGGGCATAATGCCCGAAGGCTTCCGCTTCCCTGAGTGGGGCGACGTCTGGACGCCCCTGGGACTGGACCCGGAGGCCATCTCCCGCGGCAACCGCTACCTGAGCGTTTTCGGGCGCCTCAAGCCCGCAGTCGAAGTCTCCCAAGCCCAAGCCGAACTGGAATCGATCGCCGGCCGCCTGGCCGCCCGGCACCCCGACAGCAACCGGGGCTGGACGGTGATGATCAGCCCGCTTAAGGACTTCTGGCTGCCCTCGGCCGTCAAGGTGGCTTTGACGGCTTCGCTCGTTTCAGCGCTGCTGGTGCTGCTGGTCATCTGCGCCAACATCGCCAGCCTGATGCTGGCCCAGGCCACGGCGCGCAGCCGCGAAACCGCCATCCGCGCCGCCTTGGGTGCAGGACGCCTGCGCCTGGCCCGCCAGAATGTGGTGGAAGGCCTGCTCTTGGCTGTCCCCGGCGGACTGCTGGGCGTGCTGCTGGGATTAATGGGCGTAAACTGGACGCTGAGCTACGTTCCCGTCGACCCTCCATACCTTTTCCGCATGGGATTCAGCATCGAGGCCGGACTCTACACCTTCCTCATCTCGCTGCTGGCGGGAGCGGTATGCGGATTGGCGCCCGTTATCCGCCAAGCCGGCCTCAACACCGTCGAAGCCCTCAAGTCGGGAGGCGAGCGCAGCGCCGGGTCGGCTGCTTCGCGCCGCTTGCGCGGTTTGCTGGTGGGCGGAGAGTTGGCCCTCTCGGCGGCCCTGCTCATCGGAGCCTTGCTCATGGTCAAGAGCTTCCTGGCCATGCAGTCGGCTGAACGCGGCTACCGCAGCGCAGGACTGATGACGGCGGAACTGTCCCTCGACAACAACGACCTCAAAACGGCGCAGCAGCGCTACATCGCCATCCAGCGCCTGCGCACCCGGCTGGAGTCGGTGCCGGGAGTATCCTCGGTAGGAATTGTCAGCGAGCTGCCCGTCAGCCAAAACTACCGAGTCTGGACGCTGGAGGCCGAAGGCGGTTTGCCGCAGGAGGGCGATGAGGTGCAGGCCACCGCTCAAAGCGCCGCCCAAGGCTATATCGAGACCATGGGAATCCCGCGCCTGGCCGGACGCGCTCTTTCCCAGGAGGAGATCGCACAGGGTCACCCCGTAGCCCTGGTCAGCGCCAGCCTGGCGCGCCGCCTTTGGGGCGGACTCGACGTCGTCGGACGCCGCCTGCGCAACGCTCCGCAAGGCGAGTGGCTGCGTGTCGTGGGCGTGGTGGGAGACGTCGACTACGGGCGCGACATGGTTGTATCAGGCACCATCCCCGAGGCCCAGCTCTACGTCCCCTACGCCCTCTTGCCCGACCGTTCGGTTGCCCTGGTGGTGCGGACCCAGGGGGACCCGGGACGCCTGGCCGCGGACTTGCGCCAAGCCTTCCGCTCAGCCGCTCCCGGGGTGCCCGTGTCCGAGATCCTCACCATGGAGCAGGCCATCTTCCGCAACCGCTGGGTGAGCAGCCTCTTCAGCCGCCAATTGCTCATCTACGCCCTCTTCGCCACCCTCATCGCCGGACTCGGACTCTACGGGCTGACCGCCGATTCGGTGGCTTCCCGAGCCAAAGAAATGGCCATCCGCCTGGCCCTGGGCGCCCGCCGCTCCAACTTGCTGCGGCTCATCCTGGGCCAAGCCCTGCGTTTGGGCGCCGCCGGCGTGGCGGCGGGACTGGTGATGGCCTTCCTGCTGGCGGGATCGACGGCTCCCATGCTGCCCGGAGCCGATCCCCAGGACCCACAGGTCTACCTGGGTGTGGCCTCCTTTTTGCTGGCCATCGTCCTGCTGGCCTCTCTGATGCCGGCCCGCCGGGCCTTGAGGACCGACCCCATCCGCGCCCTGCGCTCGGAATAA
- a CDS encoding Holliday junction resolvase-like protein: MSLTSWILLIAAGAALALLGWRFSRLRRQLQRERRHWEQQAERRAWEEAQSRFHQWRQQELEAQRQAIRRLEEQRADNLLQAHKREFEERIRSDALARSGAVLRGQAAEHLAPFLPQFGFLPKDARFLGSPVDFVVFQGLSEERCDRVVLVEVKSGRSTLSTRERRVRDAVRAGRVEWKEVRLRSQAPRGQAPVIVEPSAD, from the coding sequence ATGAGCCTGACGAGCTGGATTCTCCTCATCGCGGCGGGAGCGGCCTTGGCGCTGCTGGGATGGCGTTTTTCCCGCCTGCGCCGGCAACTGCAAAGGGAACGGCGTCACTGGGAGCAGCAAGCCGAGCGGCGGGCCTGGGAAGAGGCTCAGTCGCGTTTCCACCAGTGGCGGCAGCAAGAGCTGGAAGCGCAACGCCAAGCCATCCGCCGGCTGGAAGAGCAGCGTGCCGACAACCTCCTGCAAGCCCACAAGCGGGAATTCGAAGAGCGCATCCGCAGCGACGCCCTGGCCCGCAGCGGGGCCGTCCTGAGGGGGCAGGCGGCCGAGCATCTGGCGCCCTTTCTGCCCCAGTTCGGGTTTCTCCCCAAAGACGCCCGCTTTCTCGGCTCTCCGGTCGATTTCGTGGTTTTCCAGGGCCTCAGCGAGGAACGCTGCGACCGCGTGGTGCTGGTGGAAGTCAAGAGCGGACGCTCCACCCTCTCCACCCGCGAGCGGCGCGTCCGCGACGCCGTCCGGGCTGGACGGGTGGAATGGAAGGAGGTGCGCCTCCGCTCCCAGGCGCCGCGCGGGCAAGCCCCTGTTATTGTCGAACCCAGTGCGGACTGA
- a CDS encoding WYL domain-containing protein, producing the protein MNRTERLLDLIAYLLNAREPVSWQQIKNHFPEDYAQGVEESNQRKFERDKAELISLGIPIDYYSGADRKEGYLIEKEKLFLPEMEFTPQESSLLMMAADAVLENEGFPYSDQLQNALHKIISLNHHLATPPPQREVDITSGDPRSVRSRARWVQEIQDALDRRKKVEIEYRAFSTQKVTRRTVHPYGLIFSERKWTLVAWDELRQDLRNFVLSRIRKLEVNARRPGTPDYRIPPEFSLSRHEKQPWELDFEEPVEVTIRVEPHRLPELRHQLLTATPLDPHTFRVRVSYMVGFCRWLLSQKTDVTVVHPPQVRRQVVSLVQHLL; encoded by the coding sequence GTGAACCGCACCGAACGGCTGCTCGACTTGATTGCCTATCTGCTCAATGCCAGGGAACCTGTGTCCTGGCAGCAGATCAAGAATCACTTCCCGGAAGACTACGCCCAAGGGGTGGAGGAATCCAATCAGAGGAAGTTCGAGCGCGACAAGGCCGAGCTGATCAGCCTGGGAATCCCCATCGACTACTACAGCGGAGCCGACCGCAAGGAAGGCTATTTGATCGAGAAGGAGAAGCTCTTCCTTCCCGAGATGGAGTTCACGCCCCAGGAAAGCTCGCTGCTCATGATGGCGGCCGACGCCGTTCTGGAAAACGAGGGCTTCCCCTACAGCGATCAGTTGCAGAACGCCCTCCACAAGATCATCAGCCTCAACCACCACCTGGCCACTCCTCCGCCCCAGCGCGAAGTCGACATCACCTCCGGAGATCCCCGCTCGGTGAGGTCGCGGGCCCGTTGGGTGCAGGAGATCCAGGACGCCCTGGACCGCCGCAAGAAGGTCGAGATCGAGTACCGCGCCTTTTCGACCCAGAAGGTCACCCGGCGCACCGTCCATCCCTACGGACTGATTTTTTCCGAGCGCAAGTGGACCTTGGTGGCCTGGGACGAGTTGCGCCAGGACCTGCGCAACTTCGTGCTCTCCCGCATCCGCAAGCTGGAAGTGAATGCCCGCCGTCCGGGGACGCCCGACTACCGGATTCCTCCCGAGTTCTCGCTTTCCCGCCATGAGAAGCAGCCCTGGGAGCTCGATTTCGAAGAGCCGGTGGAAGTGACCATCCGCGTGGAGCCCCACCGCCTGCCCGAATTGCGTCATCAACTCTTGACGGCCACCCCGTTGGACCCGCACACTTTCCGGGTGCGGGTGTCCTACATGGTAGGGTTCTGCCGCTGGCTGCTGTCCCAGAAGACGGATGTCACGGTGGTGCATCCGCCCCAAGTGCGCCGGCAAGTCGTCTCCCTAGTGCAGCATCTGTTATGA
- a CDS encoding WYL domain-containing protein, with product MNVTERINRILFIMSYVSQHQGQEGVPMEDLARAVGISARQLEREFDFMLLIGKPPFRPDDYVDIFVDEDNRVWIDFDQMLNRPVRFTRPEAMAMALSLQLLDPEVDPETVTSLRGKIERAIAASADPSARLEDRVRMERRPVSELFLTLSRAVKERRKIRIKYYTLGRDKTSWRVVRPYTLIKHQQLGFWYLIGYAQDRRDVRTFRFERILDVELSDETFRLPEDFDLDRYKADFLKPMGRHKVEIHLSERILDWAREEWGEAIRDEEEGEGGVLTLSSETYEFPSRVVLQYAPDAKPLSPPEFVEKVRQDAQAIISRYEDSD from the coding sequence ATGAACGTCACGGAGCGCATCAACCGCATTCTCTTCATCATGTCCTACGTGTCTCAACACCAGGGCCAGGAGGGAGTGCCGATGGAAGATCTGGCCCGGGCGGTGGGCATCAGCGCACGCCAACTGGAACGGGAATTCGACTTCATGCTGCTGATCGGCAAGCCGCCTTTTCGTCCCGACGATTATGTCGACATCTTCGTGGACGAAGACAACCGGGTCTGGATCGACTTCGACCAGATGCTCAACCGTCCGGTCCGTTTCACCCGTCCCGAGGCCATGGCCATGGCTCTCTCGCTGCAACTGCTGGATCCCGAAGTCGACCCTGAAACGGTGACCTCGCTGCGGGGCAAGATCGAACGGGCCATCGCCGCCTCGGCCGATCCTTCGGCCCGCCTGGAAGACCGCGTCCGCATGGAGCGGCGCCCGGTCTCGGAACTCTTCCTGACCCTCTCGCGGGCCGTCAAGGAGCGCCGCAAAATCCGCATCAAGTACTACACGCTGGGCCGCGACAAGACCTCCTGGAGGGTGGTGCGTCCCTACACCCTGATCAAGCACCAGCAACTCGGCTTCTGGTACCTGATCGGCTACGCCCAGGACCGCCGCGACGTCCGCACCTTTCGATTCGAGCGCATACTCGACGTCGAGTTGTCGGACGAGACCTTCCGTTTGCCCGAGGACTTCGACCTCGACCGCTACAAGGCCGATTTCCTCAAGCCCATGGGACGCCACAAGGTCGAGATCCACCTCTCCGAAAGGATTCTCGACTGGGCCCGCGAAGAATGGGGCGAGGCCATCCGCGACGAGGAAGAGGGAGAAGGCGGCGTGCTCACCCTTTCCAGCGAAACCTACGAGTTTCCTTCCAGGGTGGTCTTGCAGTACGCTCCCGACGCCAAGCCTCTGTCTCCGCCCGAGTTTGTGGAAAAAGTCCGCCAGGACGCCCAAGCCATCATCAGCCGCTATGAGGATTCGGATTGA
- a CDS encoding PEGA domain-containing protein: MKRILPILIALVISTALAGVALAQDHHSQKRIRKPGKQGYFFLPPRNYFYLYPNHYPPFRLHADRYYPRRYSSRYDRYRGRHYGDSYYYDERYYEDDLYYPDQYGIYTIYTQSPLRSEIVHSNSSNIVFRVSPREALVYIDDKLIGSARDFEQERDRYMVLEGEHELRIEYPGFQTFDTVMEVIPNKTIHLDIELQPLP, translated from the coding sequence ATGAAACGAATACTCCCCATCCTCATCGCTTTGGTCATCAGCACGGCTCTGGCGGGAGTGGCCCTGGCCCAGGACCATCACTCCCAGAAGCGCATCCGCAAGCCGGGCAAGCAGGGGTATTTTTTCCTGCCTCCGCGCAATTATTTCTATCTCTATCCCAACCACTATCCGCCCTTCCGCCTCCATGCGGACCGTTACTATCCCCGCCGCTACTCGTCCCGTTACGACCGTTACCGAGGTCGTCACTACGGCGATTCCTATTACTACGACGAGCGCTACTACGAGGACGACCTCTACTATCCCGACCAGTACGGCATTTACACCATCTACACCCAGTCGCCCCTGCGCAGCGAAATCGTCCATTCCAACTCGTCCAACATCGTCTTCCGCGTCAGTCCCCGCGAAGCCTTGGTCTACATCGACGACAAGCTGATCGGCAGCGCCCGAGACTTCGAGCAGGAACGCGACCGCTACATGGTGCTGGAGGGCGAGCACGAGCTGCGCATCGAGTATCCGGGATTCCAGACCTTCGACACCGTCATGGAAGTCATCCCCAACAAGACCATCCACCTCGACATCGAACTGCAACCCCTGCCCTAG